The Candidatus Spechtbacterales bacterium genome has a segment encoding these proteins:
- a CDS encoding phosphagen kinase encodes MEVSQTKKEAPMKGNSLLAKFFTGDVKKKLQNVRTTSGFTIEDVVRSGTENPDSSIGVYAPDEESYKVFGALFNPVIEEYHGHTEDDFHKNNFNADELDISNPDEEGAFIVSTRVRVGRNLKDFPFNPGISRKERLEVERRVVEALESLEGDLSGKYYPLSGMKEEVREQLVEDHFLFKQGDRFLESAGVNHDWPEGRGIFHSDDKKFLVWVNEEDQLRIISMEQGGDIYSVFNRLARAVSALEKKLEFACSEKLGYLSSCPTNLGTAMRASVHMSLPKLSQRDGFKEMCEEMGLSCSRNSWRALRERGWSI; translated from the coding sequence ATGGAAGTATCCCAAACAAAAAAGGAGGCACCAATGAAAGGCAACTCTCTCTTGGCAAAGTTTTTTACAGGTGATGTCAAAAAGAAATTGCAAAACGTCCGCACAACAAGCGGATTTACTATTGAAGATGTGGTTCGCTCGGGAACAGAAAACCCCGACAGCAGCATAGGTGTTTACGCGCCTGACGAGGAGTCATACAAGGTTTTTGGCGCGCTTTTTAATCCTGTGATAGAAGAGTACCACGGGCATACAGAGGATGATTTCCATAAAAATAATTTTAACGCGGATGAGCTGGACATAAGCAATCCGGACGAAGAAGGCGCTTTCATTGTATCTACGCGAGTAAGGGTCGGCAGAAATCTTAAAGATTTTCCTTTTAACCCGGGCATCTCCAGAAAGGAGCGTCTCGAGGTAGAAAGGCGTGTTGTTGAGGCCCTTGAGTCACTTGAGGGCGACTTGTCCGGAAAGTATTACCCGCTTTCCGGTATGAAGGAAGAGGTAAGAGAACAGTTGGTTGAGGACCACTTCCTTTTCAAACAGGGAGACAGGTTTTTGGAAAGCGCGGGCGTAAACCACGACTGGCCTGAGGGCAGGGGTATTTTCCACTCCGACGACAAGAAGTTTCTTGTTTGGGTGAACGAAGAAGACCAGTTGCGTATAATTTCCATGGAACAGGGTGGCGACATTTACTCTGTTTTCAACCGTCTTGCGAGAGCTGTTTCCGCTCTTGAGAAAAAACTTGAGTTTGCGTGTTCTGAAAAACTCGGATATCTTTCCAGTTGTCCGACAAATCTGGGAACAGCAATGAGGGCAAGCGTTCACATGAGTCTGCCAAAACTAAGCCAGCGGGACGGTTTTAAGGAGATGTGCGAAGAGATGGGTCTGTCTTGTTCGCGGAATTCATGGAGAGCACTCCGAGAGCGAGGGTGGAGTATATGA